In a single window of the Rhodamnia argentea isolate NSW1041297 chromosome 2, ASM2092103v1, whole genome shotgun sequence genome:
- the LOC115729413 gene encoding peroxisomal nicotinamide adenine dinucleotide carrier-like — MSNAVANGLAGAGGGIIAQIITYPLQTVNTRQQTERVAKKGLSSADKKTLPSQTRPAAGTLLQILQVLKTEGWGGLYSGLRPSLFGTAASQGVYYYFYQVFKNKAETIAAARKEKGRGDGTVGMFSWLVVAAIAGSLNVLLTNPIWVLVTRMQTHTQAERKIMEGKKEALLAEALERGWEESTLHDKLAELESVKPCPYGTLQAAQEVHREAGVAGFWKGILPTLIMVCNPSIQFMIYETSLKHLRAKHSASKPGLKNVTALEVFLLGALAKLGATISTYPLLVVKSRLQAKQEIGGNVALRYTGTLDAIIKMIRYEGVQGFYKGMSTKIVQSVFAASVLFMIKEELVKAYMLLADKGQKVMLNLPKRSLLKI; from the exons ATGTCGAACGCCGTCGCCAACGGCCTCGCCGGCGCCGGAGGCGGCATCATTGCTCAAATCATCACTTATCCTCTCCAgacg GTGAATACGCGGCAGCAAACCGAGCGAGTAGCGAAGAAAGGCCTGAGCAGCGCCGATAAGAAAACTTTGCCTTCTCAGACACGGCCTGCGGCAGGCACTCTCCTTCAGATCCTCCAG GTTCTGAAGACGGAAGGTTGGGGTGGACTTTATAGCGGACTCAGGCCTTCTTTATTTGGCACGGCGGCTTCGCAG GGAGTCTACTACTATTTCTATCAGGTTTTCAAAAACAAGGCTGAGACCATTGCCGCTGCTCGTAAGGAGAAAGGTCGCGGGGATGGAACTGTTGGTATGTTCTCTTGGCTTGTTGTGGCAGCTATTGCTGG GTCCTTGAATGTGTTACTGACCAATCCTATTTGGGTTCTTGTCACTCGGATGCAG ACGCATACGCAagcagaaagaaaaataatggagGGCAAGAAGGAAGCTCTATTGGCTGAAGCATTGGAAAGGGGTTGGGAAGAATCTACCTTACACGATAAATTGGCTGAACTTGAATCAGTGAAACCTTGTCCATATGGTACTCTTCAGGCG GCTCAGGAGGTGCACAGGGAAGCAGGGGTTGCTGGATTCTGGAAGGGTATTCTTCCAACATTAATAATG GTTTGCAACCCATCAATCCAATTCATGATCTATGAAACCTCCTTAAAGCACTTGAGAGCAAAGCATTCTGCTAGTAAGCCGGGATTGAAAAATGTGACTGCTTTGGAG GTTTTCTTGTTGGGGGCTTTGGCAAAACTCGGGGCAACTATCTCAACATACCCTTTGCTAGTTGTGAAG TCAAGGTTGCAAGCGAAACAGGAGATCGGGGGAAATGTTGCTTTGAGATACACAG GTACACTTGATGCGATCATTAAAATGATCCGTTATGAAGGAGTGCAGGGATTTTATAAGGGTATGAGCACAAAGATAGTACAAAGTGTTTTTGCAGCTTCTGTGCTATTCATGATCAAGGAAGAACTTGTCAAGGCTTATATGCTGCTGGCAGATAAGGGGCAGAAGGTTatgttgaatttgcctaaacgATCACTCCTAAAGAtataa
- the LOC115729412 gene encoding protein STICHEL-like 4 codes for MSNNHQADGARASSKPVKKDRQRSLSSLSGYHDDPSHERSWSSGQMWRSSSYSGLAELPEGKGRVGSSHKVESKGWTVPWHWSRMRKSRRRKAIVEMGRSSVDGYGKSRRSPKLNRLEDLVISSEGCSRDDMIHKSFSISGINLNNPTVGHHDHQKAEAETSWSQKENHSSTSLCLKYQPKRFEDIAGHEIIIKVMSTSIQKHKVASLYLFHGPSGTGKTSTAKILAMALNCESGTHSRPCWNCRGCSRSLYMMELCSGSRFAGFERIRTLIQSTSFAHAIPGFKVFIVKECHLLTADAWDELLGIVEGIYGTEIVFVLIAGDIDTLPTMVSSRCQKYFFPKLKDVDIKLKLALIAAREGIMLEREALQLIIAQAEGSLREAENILDQLSLVGSRITTSMVQEMVRLIPCNKLNDLLRAAVSGDTMETIKLTTELIRTGVEPQALVSQLASLIKDLLSNAATTNSSSSSLTFTCNDQRVQKVGSNLITNKSERLCYALKVLVEVEKQSRSSIDQSTQIFAALLQIASQDNHNNISLRNIMPEDIVLPSAGNGKHNAGSIDAQHHKQTQNRIPMHCTSISETSALYDVDRSDKSTTMEENQNCRGKESEKEPKLVRLNDLEEIWMDMVETVESTNIRQFLYRQVKLASFTIASANAIVHLIFKKPEDKTTAEMWEESISEALQNALGCPVTVNMSLEPLDLRMAEYDGIGTMKIQAGESSHFRKQWRTISPLETNYHTSSNYGENQDTGKVLPTGPPEPEKQLEESNTNAPEGEEKATTHASQNNLSIQRLSLQENKVKTFPDVEANYKLSPADAAPLTRRKTIKHRWLSVSSIQHSDATVEPYSQDILFENANMDSEGRAKRNLKKQSLSKDREDHHSHIDTRSRGHNRSWRCKDIFCP; via the exons ATGAGCAATAATCATCAGGCTGATGGTGCCAGAGCCTCAAGTAAGCCGGTGAAGAAGGATAGGCAGAGATCCCTAAGTTCTCTGTCGGGCTACCATGATGATCCATCTCACGAGCGTTCATGGAGTTCAGGTCAAATGTGGCGGAGCTCTTCTTATTCGGGTTTAGCTGAGCTGCCGGAGGGAAAGGGTAGGGTTGGGTCAAGCCACAAAGTTGAAAGTAAAGGATGGACTGTTCCTTGGCATTGGTCAAGAATGCGAAAGTCTCGAAGAAGAAAGGCGATTGTCGAGATGGGTAGAAGTTCCGTGGATGGCTATGGCAAGAGCAGGAGATCTCCAAAACTCAACCGCCTCGAGGATCTCGTGATCTCGTCAGAGGGTTGTTCGAGGGACGACATGATTCACAAAAGTTTCTCAATCTCGGGAATCAATCTCAATAATCCGACTGTTGGACATCACGATCATCAAAAGGCTGAAGCGGAAACCAGTTGGAGCCAAAAAGAGAACCATTCGAGCACAAGCCTTTGTCTCAAGTACCAACCAAAGCGTTTTGAGGACATAGCAGGTCACGAGATCATTATTAAGGTAATGTCTACTTCTATTCAGAAGCATAAGGTTGCGTCCCTTTACCTGTTCCACGGCCCAAGTGGCACTGGGAAGACATCAACCGCCAAGATACTAGCAATGGCACTGAACTGCGAATCCGGCACACATTCCCGGCCATGCTGGAACTGCCGAGGGTGCTCAAGAAGCCTTTACATGATGGAGTTGTGTTCAGGAAGCAGATTTGCTGGATTCGAAAGAATAAGGACACTCATCCAGAGCACATCATTTGCACATGCAATACCAGGCTTTAAGGTCTTCATCGTCAAAGAATGTCATTTACTGACTGCCGATGCATGGGATGAACTTTTGGGCATAGTAGAAGGAATATATGGTACTGAGATAGTTTTTGTCCTGATTGCTGGAGACATAGATACCTTGCCCACAATGGTATCATCGAGGTGTCAGAAGTACTTCTTTCCCAAACTCAAGGATGTGGACATCAAACTCAAGCTTGCACTAATCGCTGCACGGGAAGGTATAATGCTTGAAAGAGAAGCATTGCAGCTGATCATTGCCCAGGCGGAAGGATCCCTGAGAGAAGCAGAAAACATATTAGATCAGTTATCCTTAGTAGGGTCAAGAATCACTACTTCCATGGTTCAAGAAATG GTACGCCTAATCCCTTGCAACAAGCTCAATGACTTGCTCAGGGCAGCAGTATCAGGGGACACAATGGAGACCATCAAACTCACAACAGAGCTTATTCGAACAGGTGTGGAACCACAAGCCCTGGTGTCCCAACTGGCATCTCTCATCAAAGACCTACTTTCAAACGCTGCCACCaccaattcatcatcatcatcattgacCTTCACATGTAATGACCAGAGAGTGCAGAAAGTTGGCTCAAACCTCA TAACTAATAAATCAGAGAGGTTGTGCTACGCCTTGAAAGTGCTTGTTGAAGTGGAGAAGCAATCGAGATCCTCCATTGACCAGAGTACACAAATATTTGCTGCTCTTCTACAAATTGCTTCACAAGACAACCACAACAATATCTCTCTGAGAAACATCATGCCAGAGGACATTGTATTACCCTCAG CTGGAAATGGCAAGCACAATGCAGGGTCAATAGATGCACAGCATCATAAGCAAACCCAAAATAGAATCCCAATGCATTGTACTTCCATTAGTGAAACTTCCGCGCTATATGATGTAGACAGAAGTGACAAAAGCACAACCATGGAAGAGAATCAAAATTGCAGAGGAAAAGAATCTGAAAAGGAGCCTAAGTTGGTGCGACTAAATGACCTTGAAGAAATATGGATGGATATGGTGGAAACGGTAGAAAGCACAAATATCAGGCAATTCCTCTACCGGCAAGTGAAGCTCGCATCATTCACCATAGCTAGTG CCAATGCCATTGTGCATTTGATCTTCAAGAAACCTGAAGACAAGACAACTGCTGAGATGTGGGAAGAAAGCATATCTGAGGCCTTACAAAATGCATTGGGGTGCCCCGTGACAGTAAATATGAGTCTGGAGCCACTTGACTTGAGAATGGCTGAATATGATGGAATCGGAACCATGAAAATACAAGCTGGAGAATCCAGTCATTTCAGAAAGCAATGGAGAACAATATCTCCTCTAGAGACCAATTACCACACCAGTTCTAATTATGGTGAAAACCAGGATACAGGCAAGGTTTTGCCTACAGGCCCTCCAGAACCAGAAAAGCAACTGGAAGAAAGCAACACAAATGCtccagaaggagaagaaaaggcaaCCACACATGCATCCCAGAATAATCTATCTATTCAGAGACTTTCATTACAGGAGAACAAAGTGAAAACATTCCCAGATGTGGAAGCAAACTATAAGTTGTCACCAGCTGATGCAGCCCCTCTCACAAGGAGGAAAACAATAAAGCATCGGTGGCTGTCAGTATCTTCTATACAGCACAGTGATGCAACTGTTGAACCATACAGTCAAGACATATTGTTCGAAAATGCAAATATGGACAGTGAGGGTAGGgcaaaaagaaacttaaagAAGCAGAGCTTATCAAAGGATAGAGAAGACCATCATTCCCACATTGACACCAGAAGCAG GGGACATAATCGCTCTTGGAGGTGCAAGGACATTTTCTGTCCATAG
- the LOC115728462 gene encoding protein ACTIVITY OF BC1 COMPLEX KINASE 3, chloroplastic-like isoform X2, with product MAFGMFALKLLIDQRYGRVDQNRRKRGVELRMILTRLGPTFVKIGQGLSTRPDICPPEYIEELSQLQDTLPTFPDSDAFACIESELELPLDSIFSSISTTPVAAASLGQVYKARLKYCGQLVAVKVQRPGIQEAIGLDFYLMRGLAFLINEYISGITSDVVALVDEFARRVHQELNYAQEGQNARRFKKLYADKEDIVVPEIYWDYTSGKVLTMEWITGVKLNELDALERHGLKVIDLVSTGIQCSLRQLLESGYFHADPHPGNLLVTPEGRLAFIDFGMMSETPEQARYAIISHIVHLVNRDYEAMARDYYALDFLSSEVDVSPIVPALQSFFDDALNATVSDLNFKSIVDGLGTVFYQYPFTVPPYYALILRSLTVLEGLALHADPNFKVLAASYPYFAKRLLTDPNPYLRDALIELLFKDGRFRWNRLENLLVQGRKDRDFSTKDALQPVLRLLLDPHGEELRFLVIKEAVHVMDAIVLASAIDAYNSIPYFMRVLPKSDANGPFIMSNVELKRLMDLRDQVFRIWGLLQTSKSFDPELLQPVLQVLQQPEARSLGVRVAAGVTRRLAARMLQQVLLTASKIS from the exons CAGGAGGAAGCGAGGTGTGGAGTTGAGGATGATATTGACACGGTTAGGGCCTACATTTGTCAAAATAGGGCAGGGGTTGTCGACCAGACCTGATATCTGTCCTCCTGAGTACATTGAAGAGCTCTCTCAACTTCAG GATACATTGCCAACTTTCCCAGATTCAGATGCGTTTGCATGTATAGAGAGTGAACTGGAGCTGCCCCTTGATTCGATCTTCTCCTCCATATCCACTACTCCAGTTGCTGCTGCAAGCTTGGGCCAAGTTTATAAAGCTCGACTAAAGTATTGCGGACAGTTAGTAGCTGTCAAAGTGCAACGGCCTGGTATTCAAGAGGCTATTGGGCTTGACTTTTATCTTATGAGAGGACTAGCGTTTCTTATTAATGAGTACATCAGTGGCATTACCTCGGATGTTGTTGCCCTGGTCGATGAATTTGCACGAAGAGTGCATCAAGAGCTCAACTATGCACAG GAGGGGCAAAATGCAAGGAGGTTTAAAAAATTGTATGCTGACAAAGAAGATATAGTTGTACCGGAGATATACTGGGATTACACTAGTGGCAAAGTGTTGACTATGGAGTGGATAACTGGGGTCAAACTCAATGAACTGGATGCCCTTGAGAGACATGGCCTAAAGGTTATCGATTTAGTTAGCACAGGAATACAATGCAGCCTCCGACAATTGCTTGAGTCTGGATACTTCCATGCAGATCCTCATCCTGGTAATCTTTTGGTGACACCTGAGGGAAGACTTGCTTTTATTGATTTTGGGATGATGAGTGAGACCCCAGAGCAAGCCAGATATGCTATCATCAGTCATATTGTGCACCTGGTTAATCGAGACTATGAAGCTATGGCTCGGGACTATTATGCTCTGGATTTTTTGTCATCTGAAGTTGATGTTTCCCCCATTGTGCCTGCATTACAGAGCTTCTTTGATGATGCGCTGAATGCAACTGTGAGTgatttaaatttcaaatcaatAGTGGATGGTCTGGGAACTGTTTTCTATCAGTATCCATTTACTG TTCCACCATATTATGCATTGATATTGAGGTCGCTTACTGTATTAGAAGGCTTAGCACTCCATGCTGATCCTAATTTCAAGGTGCTGGCTGCATCATATCCGTACTTTGCTAAGAGACTCCTCACTGATCCAAATCCATATCTTAGAGATGCGCTCATAGAGTTACTGTTCAAGGATGGGAGATTTAG GTGGAACAGACTTGAAAACCTACTTGTCCAGGGTAGAAAAGACAGAGATTTTTCAACCAAGGATGCTTTACAACCTGTTTTAAGGTTGTTATTGGATCCGCATGGCGAAGAACTTCGATTTTTGGTCATAAAGGAGGCTGTTCATGTCATGGATGCTATTGTCCTGGCTTCAGCTATCGATGCTTACAACTCTATTCCCTACTTTATGAGGGTTTTGCCCAAATCAGATGCAAATGGACCCTTTATAATGAGCAATGTTGAACTGAAAAGGCTGATGGATCTTCGAGATCAGGTTTTTAGGATATGGGGCCTCTTGCAAACCTCTAAGAGTTTTGATCCAGAGCTTCTACAGCCTGTTTTACAG GTCCTCCAGCAACCTGAGGCGCGCAGCTTGGGGGTGCGTGTTGCCGCTGGTGTTACTCGTCGTCTTGCAGCTAGAATGCTGCAACAGGTGCTGCTAACAGCGTCAAAAATCTCCTGA